The following proteins are encoded in a genomic region of Candidatus Leptovillus gracilis:
- a CDS encoding DNA translocase FtsK 4TM domain-containing protein — protein MTRKTTTRSPKTEPPPPPPTWDEKFINGLIPWRVEIAGGLLCLFALITLLALPGFTQAGWLTWWTSLLRQVFGWGVYPLFFILAAVGLHLAVRRVKRPYQFHASQVVGLELLLFTALPLSHLLTNATLSDAYRGLGGGLVGWALSEPLLELIGPFLISILYAILLIWGFALLVNYGWLDLLETLNHITIGLRHWGARIAPPERAAVARPTLPQETAVPLPQSHLRSPNDLIIIEDSAPQEDGMDWQRRDQRLPAITLLEEGVPTAMSPAEIDEKKRIIESTLADFHIPAIVTEIRRGPAITQFGVQPGYVERTGPDGDPKQQKIRIGQIASLHRDLALALAVTRLRIEAPVPGRGVVGIEVPNAETSIVRLRSILESDAFAKIKSPLGVALGQDVSGAAQAIDLATMPHLLIAGTTGSGKSVCINAFVSCLVFNNSPERLNLIMIDPKKVELIRFNGLPHLIGKVEVEADRAVGVLRWLTAEMDRRYEMFTLVSARNLNGYNHKVARHPTLKKLPYLAVFIDELADLMYTYPGDVERTLCRLAQMARATGIHLIVATQRPSTDVITGLIKANFPARLSFSVASGVDSRVILDTGGAEHLLGKGDMLFQAPDAAGPVRVQGVFVNDNEIERLVNHWHTTLPDFEPIPPPWETLIAKHALLDETDQLLEQAIEIAQKQDSISSSMLQRRLRIGYPRAARIMEHLFEMGLVEDPQTGGKTRKSLVEESDNPLEEILSDS, from the coding sequence ATGACCCGCAAAACCACCACCCGTTCCCCCAAAACAGAACCCCCGCCACCGCCGCCAACCTGGGATGAAAAGTTTATCAACGGCCTCATCCCCTGGCGGGTGGAAATCGCCGGTGGACTGTTGTGTCTCTTCGCGCTGATCACTTTGCTGGCGCTGCCCGGCTTTACCCAGGCCGGCTGGCTGACGTGGTGGACCAGTTTGCTGCGCCAGGTGTTTGGTTGGGGAGTGTATCCTTTGTTCTTTATTCTGGCGGCCGTAGGGCTGCATCTGGCTGTTCGGCGGGTGAAACGGCCGTATCAATTCCACGCCTCCCAGGTTGTCGGGCTAGAACTGCTGCTGTTCACCGCCCTCCCCCTCAGCCACCTACTCACCAACGCCACCCTGTCCGACGCCTATCGGGGTCTAGGCGGCGGGCTGGTTGGCTGGGCATTATCAGAACCGCTGCTGGAATTGATCGGTCCCTTTCTCATCAGCATTCTGTACGCCATTTTGCTGATTTGGGGCTTTGCTTTGCTGGTCAACTATGGTTGGCTGGACCTGTTAGAGACCCTGAACCACATCACTATCGGCCTGCGCCATTGGGGCGCCAGGATTGCCCCACCAGAGCGGGCAGCGGTAGCGCGGCCAACATTGCCCCAGGAAACGGCCGTGCCTCTGCCCCAGTCCCATCTGCGCAGCCCCAACGACCTCATCATCATCGAAGACTCCGCGCCGCAGGAAGATGGCATGGATTGGCAGCGGCGCGACCAACGCCTGCCGGCCATCACCCTGTTAGAAGAAGGCGTGCCCACGGCCATGTCCCCCGCCGAAATTGATGAAAAGAAGCGCATCATCGAAAGCACCCTGGCCGACTTCCACATTCCGGCCATCGTCACCGAAATCCGGCGCGGCCCGGCCATCACCCAGTTCGGCGTACAGCCCGGCTATGTGGAACGCACCGGGCCAGATGGCGACCCCAAACAGCAGAAAATCCGCATCGGCCAGATCGCTTCGCTGCACCGTGACCTGGCCCTGGCGCTGGCCGTCACCCGGCTGCGCATTGAGGCGCCGGTCCCGGGGCGCGGCGTGGTCGGCATCGAAGTGCCCAACGCCGAAACCAGCATCGTGCGCCTGCGTTCCATCCTGGAATCCGACGCCTTTGCCAAAATCAAAAGCCCCCTGGGCGTCGCTCTGGGGCAGGACGTTTCCGGGGCAGCCCAGGCGATAGACCTGGCAACCATGCCCCACCTGCTGATCGCCGGGACGACCGGCTCTGGCAAGTCGGTGTGCATCAACGCCTTCGTTTCTTGCCTGGTGTTCAACAATTCACCGGAACGGCTCAACCTCATCATGATAGACCCCAAAAAGGTTGAACTGATCCGCTTTAATGGCCTGCCCCACCTGATCGGCAAGGTGGAGGTGGAGGCCGACCGGGCGGTGGGCGTGTTGCGCTGGCTGACGGCCGAAATGGACCGCCGCTACGAGATGTTTACCCTGGTCAGTGCCCGCAACCTGAACGGCTACAACCACAAAGTGGCCCGCCACCCAACGCTAAAAAAGCTGCCTTACCTGGCGGTTTTCATTGATGAACTGGCCGATTTGATGTACACCTATCCCGGCGACGTGGAGCGGACCCTTTGCCGGTTGGCGCAGATGGCGCGGGCGACGGGCATTCATTTGATTGTGGCGACGCAACGGCCGTCTACCGACGTAATCACCGGCTTGATCAAAGCCAACTTCCCCGCCCGCCTCTCCTTTTCGGTGGCCTCCGGCGTAGATTCGCGCGTCATCCTGGATACGGGTGGTGCGGAGCATCTGTTGGGCAAGGGCGACATGCTTTTTCAGGCCCCAGACGCCGCCGGACCGGTGCGCGTGCAGGGGGTTTTTGTCAACGACAATGAAATCGAGCGCCTTGTCAACCATTGGCACACCACATTACCCGATTTCGAGCCAATCCCGCCGCCCTGGGAGACGCTTATCGCCAAACACGCCCTGCTGGACGAAACTGACCAGCTATTGGAACAGGCGATCGAAATCGCCCAAAAACAAGACAGTATTTCCAGTTCCATGTTGCAGCGTCGGCTGCGCATCGGCTACCCACGCGCCGCGCGCATCATGGAACACCTCTTCGAGATGGGCCTGGTGGAAGACCCGCAAACGGGCGGTAAAACCCGCAAAAGCCTCGTCGAAGAAAGCGACAATCCGCTGGAAGAAATCCTCTCTGATTCGTAG
- a CDS encoding S1 RNA-binding domain-containing protein — translation MNLQSSQASPETNQRDDSFWAALLSHKENEPHITDRDQAAASGRYEVVSGDDDWLPEIGTSLMDPWKLAQEALDARQKLELAIVGYNKGGLLVQWQGLPGFVPASQLIDFPQFHIASQRIQVLKDTVNRVLTLRIIEVNPQMNRLILSERAAVVEPEQRQNVLDALKSGDILTGRVTNLTDFGAFVDLGGVEGLIHISELSWSRVPHPSKIVQPDEQLEVLVLGVDSGNERVALSVKRLYPDPWATAETRYQPDQIVAGIINNITNYGAFVLLERELEGLVHISELAEGSFLHPRNVVNIGDRVVARVLQVDGRAKRLALSLRGVPQNQ, via the coding sequence ATGAATCTCCAATCTTCCCAGGCGTCTCCCGAAACAAACCAGCGAGATGATTCTTTTTGGGCCGCTTTATTGTCACACAAAGAAAACGAGCCACATATAACCGACCGTGACCAGGCTGCCGCTTCCGGTCGTTATGAGGTGGTAAGTGGCGACGACGATTGGCTTCCCGAAATAGGAACGTCGCTGATGGACCCCTGGAAATTGGCCCAGGAAGCTCTGGACGCCAGGCAGAAGTTAGAACTCGCCATCGTTGGCTATAACAAAGGGGGGTTGCTTGTGCAGTGGCAGGGTCTGCCCGGTTTTGTGCCAGCCTCGCAACTGATAGATTTCCCCCAGTTCCACATCGCCTCGCAGCGCATTCAAGTACTCAAAGACACTGTCAATCGCGTCCTCACCCTCCGAATCATCGAAGTGAATCCGCAGATGAACCGGCTCATTTTGTCTGAAAGAGCCGCCGTGGTAGAGCCAGAACAACGTCAGAACGTTTTAGACGCCCTTAAATCGGGCGACATCCTCACCGGCCGCGTGACCAATCTAACTGATTTTGGCGCATTTGTAGATTTGGGCGGCGTGGAAGGGCTGATCCATATCTCCGAGTTGTCCTGGAGCCGCGTACCCCACCCTAGCAAGATTGTGCAGCCAGATGAACAATTGGAAGTTCTGGTGCTGGGGGTAGACTCAGGGAACGAGCGGGTGGCCCTGAGCGTCAAGCGTCTGTATCCAGATCCTTGGGCAACGGCCGAAACACGCTACCAACCAGACCAAATCGTCGCCGGTATCATCAACAATATCACCAACTATGGTGCGTTTGTGCTGTTGGAACGGGAGCTAGAAGGGTTAGTCCACATTTCTGAACTGGCTGAAGGCTCTTTTTTGCATCCGCGCAACGTGGTCAATATCGGGGACCGCGTTGTCGCCCGCGTGCTGCAAGTAGACGGCCGTGCCAAACGTCTGGCCCTCAGTTTACGCGGCGTCCCCCAAAATCAGTAG